In one window of Kitasatospora sp. MMS16-BH015 DNA:
- a CDS encoding ABC transporter ATP-binding protein has protein sequence MQESQPAVRARDLTKSFGDVLALDGVSLDLAPGRIHGLAGPNGAGKTTLLGLLLGLVVPDAGELAVLGRPVGRALAGPPQVAGFVDGPGLYPSLTARKNLAAFAALHGGRRTRPARIDEVLAEVGLTAVAEDRVRGFSLGMRQRLGLAAALLTEPRLLVLDEPANGLDPAGKQHVHAALRRLAAEGVTVVLSSHRMDDLAALCSEVTILAAGRVRFAGPLEKLAADSPELDHRLLTSDPPAARTVAAATPGVRVVEGEGPLVVRASAPAVEHLVGALVHAGIRLRELAPVVPPLEAAFLALTEPETTQSAARPADRPGEQR, from the coding sequence ATGCAGGAGAGTCAACCCGCCGTACGCGCACGTGACTTGACCAAGAGCTTCGGTGACGTCCTGGCGCTGGACGGGGTGAGCCTTGACCTGGCGCCCGGGCGGATCCACGGGCTGGCCGGGCCGAACGGGGCGGGGAAGACGACGCTGCTCGGGCTGCTGCTCGGGCTGGTGGTGCCCGATGCGGGGGAGTTGGCGGTGCTGGGCCGGCCGGTCGGGCGGGCCCTGGCGGGGCCGCCGCAGGTGGCCGGATTCGTGGACGGGCCCGGGCTGTACCCCTCGCTCACCGCGCGGAAGAACCTGGCCGCCTTCGCGGCTCTGCACGGCGGCCGCCGCACCCGCCCGGCCCGGATCGACGAGGTGCTGGCCGAGGTCGGGCTGACGGCGGTGGCCGAAGACCGGGTGCGGGGCTTCTCGCTCGGCATGCGGCAGCGCCTCGGCCTGGCCGCCGCGCTGCTCACCGAGCCGCGCCTGCTGGTACTGGACGAGCCGGCCAACGGCCTGGACCCGGCCGGCAAGCAGCACGTGCACGCCGCCCTCCGCCGGCTCGCGGCCGAGGGCGTCACGGTGGTGCTCTCTAGCCACCGGATGGACGACCTGGCGGCCCTCTGCTCCGAGGTGACCATCCTCGCCGCCGGCCGGGTCCGCTTCGCCGGCCCGCTGGAGAAGCTGGCCGCCGACAGCCCCGAACTCGACCACCGCCTGCTCACCTCCGACCCGCCGGCCGCCCGTACCGTCGCGGCGGCCACCCCGGGCGTCCGGGTGGTCGAGGGCGAGGGCCCGCTGGTCGTCCGCGCCTCGGCCCCGGCCGTCGAGCACCTGGTCGGCGCCCTGGTCCATGCGGGGATCCGCCTCCGCGAACTCGCGCCCGTGGTACCGCCATTGGAGGCCGCCTTCCTCGCCCTGACCGAGCCGGAAACCACCCAGTCGGCCGCCCGGCCGGCCGACCGACCGGGGGAGCAGCGATGA
- a CDS encoding RidA family protein yields MATDLTPVPVNPPNLPKPSGYSHGTLSGNTLHLGGQTALDRDMKIVPGGIVEQFRQAFGNVLTTLAAAGGRPEDLVSITLYLTDIPDYQAHGREIGRVWRELAGPVYPAMAGIGTTALWQPEALIEILGVAVIPDDRLIRPTSA; encoded by the coding sequence ATGGCAACCGATCTGACGCCCGTTCCGGTCAACCCCCCGAACCTGCCCAAGCCCAGCGGCTACTCGCACGGCACCCTCAGCGGCAACACCCTCCACCTGGGCGGGCAGACGGCCCTGGACCGGGACATGAAGATCGTCCCGGGCGGCATCGTCGAACAGTTCCGGCAGGCCTTCGGCAACGTGCTCACCACCCTCGCCGCCGCGGGCGGCCGCCCCGAGGACCTGGTGAGCATCACCCTCTACCTCACCGACATCCCCGACTACCAGGCCCACGGCCGCGAGATCGGCCGGGTCTGGCGCGAACTCGCCGGCCCGGTCTACCCGGCGATGGCCGGCATCGGCACCACCGCCCTCTGGCAGCCCGAGGCCCTGATCGAGATCCTCGGCGTGGCCGTCATCCCGGACGACCGCCTGATCCGGCCCACCTCGGCTTGA
- a CDS encoding amidohydrolase: protein MSSADLLLRAGRIHTLVPGEPPQRALAVRGDRVYAVAAAPEGLDHLIGPATTVLDLPGATVLPAFDDTHTHLIAAGDSAQDVSVDGARSIAELLDLIRARADRTPPGEWIRTAGHWQELNLAERRFPTAAELDTATDQHPVLVLRGVHNQVLNGVALRRCGIDATTPDPAGGAVTRDPAGQPTGHLRGGLALIRPHLPVPDQRAKLDGLRLASHAYAATGIGTVRDTNSSLADLAALRQLREEGGLGCRVRVLLSTLGFSSRHQVEELLDGMEPWRHLGDPWLGVWGVKFWMDGGIEAGALETPYCPAHCPTPGYTGQLAWEEAELQSAVELVARRGWRVGIHAYGDRGVRTLLDLYERVQGRLPGLPYGTLVMEHGGLADEIQRRRAVALGIPITIQQPLLHDAAAIQTEYWGEDRVAALFPARAWLDAGADLSAGSDYPVGAFGAAHSLHGLTTRTTVAGVLGPAQTITRAEALALHTTAATRLTHETHLRGTLTPGRLADLTIWPADPTTTPTEALATLLPTHTFLGGTPVHAPQA, encoded by the coding sequence GTGTCCTCCGCCGACCTGCTGCTCCGAGCCGGCCGCATCCACACCCTCGTCCCCGGCGAGCCGCCGCAGCGCGCGCTGGCCGTCCGGGGCGACCGGGTGTACGCGGTGGCGGCCGCGCCGGAGGGGCTCGACCACCTGATCGGGCCGGCCACCACGGTGCTCGACCTGCCCGGGGCCACCGTGCTGCCGGCCTTCGACGACACCCACACCCACCTGATCGCGGCGGGGGACAGCGCCCAGGACGTGTCGGTGGACGGGGCCCGCTCGATCGCCGAGCTGCTCGACCTGATCCGGGCCCGGGCCGACCGCACCCCGCCCGGCGAGTGGATCCGCACGGCCGGCCACTGGCAGGAGCTCAACCTGGCCGAACGCCGCTTCCCCACCGCCGCCGAGCTGGACACCGCCACCGATCAGCACCCCGTGCTCGTGCTGCGCGGCGTGCACAACCAGGTGCTCAACGGCGTCGCCCTACGCCGCTGCGGCATCGATGCCACCACCCCGGACCCGGCCGGCGGCGCCGTCACCCGCGACCCCGCCGGGCAGCCCACCGGCCACCTGCGCGGCGGCCTGGCCCTGATCCGCCCGCACCTGCCGGTGCCCGACCAGCGCGCCAAGCTGGATGGCCTGCGGCTGGCCTCCCACGCTTACGCGGCCACCGGCATCGGCACGGTCCGCGACACCAACTCCTCCCTCGCCGACCTGGCGGCCCTCCGGCAGCTCCGCGAGGAGGGCGGCCTCGGCTGCCGGGTCCGGGTGCTGCTCTCCACGCTCGGCTTCAGCTCCCGCCACCAGGTCGAGGAGTTGCTGGACGGCATGGAGCCCTGGCGTCACCTCGGCGACCCCTGGCTGGGGGTCTGGGGCGTCAAGTTCTGGATGGACGGCGGCATCGAGGCCGGGGCGCTGGAGACCCCGTACTGCCCGGCGCACTGCCCGACCCCGGGGTACACCGGTCAACTGGCCTGGGAAGAAGCCGAGTTGCAGTCGGCGGTCGAGCTGGTCGCCCGGCGCGGCTGGCGGGTCGGCATCCACGCGTACGGTGACCGGGGGGTGCGCACCCTGCTCGACCTGTACGAGCGGGTGCAGGGGCGGCTGCCCGGGCTGCCGTACGGCACGCTGGTGATGGAACACGGCGGCCTGGCCGACGAGATCCAGCGCCGCCGCGCCGTCGCCCTCGGCATCCCGATCACCATCCAGCAGCCCCTGCTGCACGACGCCGCCGCCATCCAGACCGAGTACTGGGGCGAGGACCGGGTGGCCGCGCTCTTCCCGGCCCGTGCCTGGCTGGACGCGGGCGCCGACCTCTCGGCCGGCTCCGACTACCCCGTCGGCGCCTTCGGAGCCGCCCACTCCCTGCACGGCCTGACCACCCGCACCACCGTGGCCGGCGTCCTCGGCCCGGCCCAGACCATCACCCGCGCCGAGGCCCTCGCCCTCCACACCACCGCCGCCACCCGCCTCACCCACGAGACCCACCTGCGCGGCACCCTCACCCCCGGCCGCCTCGCCGACCTCACCATCTGGCCCGCCGACCCCACCACCACCCCCACCGAGGCCCTCGCCACCCTCCTCCCCACCCACACCTTCCTCGGCGGCACCCCGGTCCATGCCCCGCAGGCCTGA
- a CDS encoding cupin domain-containing protein: MDPTPSDYILDGDNSMYATASGLVVPVVTRAGTEPGDTGQSDGATRISGISIQHTPATKLWFGKVHNEAGYRSVPHHHGEAETGGYVLSGRGRIYFGAKFEDYLDLTEGDWVFVPPFLPHVECNLDRNNPLTWMTTRTPENIVVNLPQVPDAELPDWLERP; the protein is encoded by the coding sequence ATGGACCCCACGCCCAGCGACTACATCCTCGACGGTGACAACTCGATGTACGCCACGGCGAGCGGCCTGGTGGTGCCGGTGGTGACCAGGGCCGGCACCGAGCCCGGGGACACCGGGCAGTCGGACGGCGCCACCCGGATCTCGGGGATCAGCATCCAGCACACCCCGGCCACCAAGCTCTGGTTCGGCAAGGTGCACAACGAGGCCGGGTACCGCTCCGTGCCGCACCACCACGGCGAGGCCGAGACCGGCGGGTACGTGCTCTCCGGCCGGGGCCGGATCTACTTCGGCGCGAAGTTCGAGGACTACCTCGACCTGACCGAGGGCGACTGGGTCTTCGTGCCGCCCTTCCTGCCGCACGTGGAGTGCAACCTCGACCGGAACAACCCGCTGACCTGGATGACCACCCGCACCCCCGAGAACATCGTGGTCAACCTCCCCCAGGTGCCCGACGCCGAGCTGCCGGACTGGCTGGAGCGCCCCTGA
- a CDS encoding bifunctional YncE family protein/alkaline phosphatase family protein, with the protein MQVIRRRVPRPRPHSALLDSRLGSRLGSRLGSRLDGRLDGRLGRRLGRRATLATACVTAVAVATGTALAATDRFGTEQVGQVTADGQVISSDQYLAPYGTRLLVNDGKIMASRLSPDGGHLAATVADGDASLVVIDLKTGRVQQRIGTAKADDLRIPTGAVGQEAPVYSPDGKQLWLGQPDGYTRFTVNPDGSLSNPVAVAVPADGSRHALASGAAFSADGGTLYAAVNGQNRVVAIDTTTGALGRSWTVGNAPRGLVRVGQKLYVGNEGGRPATAGDATLNSYGTQVPADQRTGAVTTGTVSVIDLARPSAAVRTLTVGLHPTTLYAKDGVVFVADTGTDEVSVIDTQRDKVVQTISTKPWPEASVGYEPTAVTLTGDGRLLVTLGRANAVAVYRFTSAQEPVGYVGLLPTDYFPTEIATVGSQVVVSNTRGVDARRPNSTGAHNTHDTTSSLTRFTLPSDRVIREQTAKVFRQNGWTAGAVRTADRTADREADRRGARPVPVPARLGDPSTIKHVFLIVKENRTYDQLFGDLAQGNGSPALAQFGAAVTPNQHALAQQFGLYDNTYDIGTNSAEGHNWLMQADNPEYTESSAGEYLRSYDTEDDALGHQRSGFLWTGAQAAGKSVRDFGEFQQFLSKPAGADWQALYCDAKTMAATGKPTAYPLDSSSPIPSLNSVSVPGFPKFDLDVPDQYRYQVWKQDFEQHGPAALNMLWLSSDHTGGPASPAAQVADNDLATGKIVDEISHSPYWKDSAIFVVEDDSQAGLDHVDGHRAPIQVISPWAQHGAVDSRYYSQITMVRTIEQILGIHPMNQKDSAASPMATAFTTTPDYTPFTAVPNRTSLTDGLKTLPACGADTPTAPGTALAPKTVAPPAADTALVAQWEAWKGRQHLTGPDARPDYANPAQLDHLVWYQTHNWTTPYPGETTLHAPDEVPGAYLPTAENDG; encoded by the coding sequence ATGCAGGTGATCCGCCGCCGCGTACCCCGCCCCCGTCCGCACTCCGCCCTGCTCGACAGTCGGCTCGGCAGTCGGCTCGGCAGTCGGCTCGGCAGTCGGCTCGACGGCCGGCTCGACGGCCGCCTGGGCCGCCGCCTGGGCCGCCGGGCCACCCTCGCCACCGCCTGCGTCACGGCGGTGGCCGTGGCCACCGGCACGGCCCTGGCCGCCACCGATCGGTTCGGCACCGAGCAGGTCGGCCAGGTCACCGCCGACGGCCAGGTGATCTCCAGCGACCAGTACCTCGCGCCCTACGGCACCCGACTGCTCGTCAACGACGGCAAGATCATGGCCTCCCGGCTGAGCCCGGACGGCGGCCACCTGGCCGCCACGGTCGCCGACGGCGACGCCTCGCTGGTCGTCATCGACCTGAAGACCGGCCGGGTGCAGCAGCGGATCGGCACCGCCAAGGCCGACGACCTGCGGATCCCCACGGGTGCGGTCGGCCAGGAGGCCCCGGTCTACTCGCCGGACGGCAAGCAGCTCTGGCTCGGCCAGCCCGACGGCTACACCCGTTTCACCGTCAACCCTGACGGTTCGTTGAGCAACCCGGTGGCGGTGGCCGTCCCGGCCGACGGCAGCAGGCACGCGCTGGCCTCCGGCGCGGCCTTCTCCGCCGATGGCGGCACGCTCTACGCGGCGGTCAACGGCCAGAACCGGGTGGTGGCGATCGACACCACCACCGGCGCGCTCGGCCGGAGTTGGACGGTGGGCAACGCCCCGCGCGGCCTGGTCCGGGTCGGCCAGAAGCTGTACGTGGGCAACGAGGGCGGCCGCCCGGCCACCGCCGGGGACGCCACGCTCAACTCGTACGGCACCCAGGTGCCCGCCGACCAGCGCACGGGCGCCGTCACCACCGGCACGGTGAGCGTGATCGACCTGGCCCGCCCGAGCGCCGCCGTCCGCACCCTCACCGTGGGCCTGCACCCGACCACCCTGTACGCCAAGGACGGCGTGGTGTTCGTGGCCGACACCGGCACGGACGAGGTGTCGGTGATCGACACCCAGCGCGACAAGGTCGTGCAGACCATCTCCACCAAGCCCTGGCCGGAGGCCTCGGTGGGCTACGAGCCCACCGCCGTCACGCTCACCGGGGACGGCCGCCTGCTGGTCACCCTCGGCCGGGCGAACGCGGTGGCGGTCTACCGCTTCACCAGTGCGCAGGAGCCGGTCGGCTACGTGGGCCTGCTGCCCACCGACTACTTCCCGACCGAGATCGCCACCGTCGGCTCGCAGGTGGTGGTCTCCAACACCCGGGGCGTCGACGCCCGGCGGCCGAACTCCACCGGCGCGCACAACACCCACGACACCACCTCCAGCCTGACCCGCTTCACCCTGCCGAGCGACCGGGTGATCCGGGAGCAGACGGCCAAGGTCTTCCGGCAGAACGGCTGGACCGCCGGCGCCGTCCGCACGGCCGACCGCACCGCCGACCGCGAGGCCGACCGGCGCGGGGCCCGGCCGGTGCCGGTGCCGGCCCGGCTCGGCGACCCGTCGACGATCAAGCACGTCTTCCTGATCGTCAAGGAGAACCGCACCTACGACCAGCTGTTCGGCGATCTCGCCCAGGGCAACGGCAGCCCGGCGCTGGCCCAGTTCGGCGCCGCCGTGACGCCCAACCAGCACGCGCTGGCCCAGCAGTTCGGGCTCTACGACAACACCTACGACATCGGCACCAACTCCGCCGAGGGCCACAACTGGCTGATGCAGGCCGACAATCCGGAGTACACCGAGTCCTCGGCCGGCGAGTACCTGCGCAGCTACGACACCGAGGACGACGCCCTCGGCCACCAGCGTTCGGGCTTCCTGTGGACCGGCGCCCAGGCGGCGGGCAAGAGCGTGCGCGACTTCGGCGAGTTCCAGCAGTTCCTCAGCAAGCCCGCCGGGGCCGACTGGCAGGCCCTGTACTGCGACGCCAAGACCATGGCCGCCACCGGCAAGCCCACCGCCTACCCGCTGGACTCCTCCTCGCCGATCCCCTCGCTCAACTCCGTGTCGGTGCCCGGCTTCCCCAAGTTCGACCTCGACGTGCCGGACCAGTACCGCTACCAGGTCTGGAAGCAGGACTTCGAGCAGCACGGCCCGGCCGCGCTCAACATGCTCTGGCTCTCCAGCGACCACACCGGCGGCCCGGCGAGCCCGGCCGCGCAGGTGGCCGACAACGACCTGGCCACCGGCAAGATCGTGGACGAGATCTCGCACAGCCCGTACTGGAAGGACTCGGCGATCTTCGTGGTCGAGGACGACTCCCAGGCCGGCCTGGACCACGTGGACGGCCACCGCGCGCCGATCCAGGTGATCAGCCCATGGGCCCAGCACGGCGCGGTGGACAGCCGCTACTACTCGCAGATCACCATGGTCCGCACCATCGAGCAGATCCTCGGGATCCACCCGATGAACCAGAAGGACAGCGCGGCCAGCCCGATGGCCACGGCCTTCACCACCACGCCGGACTACACCCCGTTCACGGCCGTCCCCAACCGCACCTCGCTGACCGACGGCCTCAAGACCCTCCCGGCCTGCGGCGCCGACACCCCGACCGCCCCCGGCACGGCCCTGGCACCCAAGACCGTCGCCCCGCCCGCCGCCGACACGGCCCTGGTCGCCCAGTGGGAGGCCTGGAAGGGCCGGCAGCACCTCACCGGCCCGGACGCCCGGCCTGACTACGCGAACCCGGCCCAGCTGGACCACCTGGTCTGGTACCAGACCCACAACTGGACCACCCCCTACCCGGGCGAGACCACGCTGCACGCCCCGGACGAGGTACCCGGCGCCTACCTCCCCACCGCCGAGAACGACGGCTGA
- a CDS encoding ABC transporter permease yields the protein MTTPTTDPIPTADPVRTADPIPTTITPPRTAELTILAAERIPLARVYRFEAVKLVAQWRVRLLVLACWLLPGLFVAAVAQQGTLPSDTLFGRWMHATGWAGPLVVLGFAGSWALPLLVSVVAGDVFAAEDRLGTWRHLLVTVRSPQRIFAAKALATATVLAVLVAGLAASGILGGLLAVGNRPLPGLDGHQLAPGEAAGAVLLAWLCALAPTLALAAIGLLGSVLLGRSPMGLLLPALVAVAVQVAQLLPLPVELRLALPGYAYVSWHGLFTAPARPEELLISVVVSLAWAAVATMAARRLFVRRDFTTGSEDGAGRRALTLGVLPLAGLLALTVAAVAAAEPASGTGLTQAKVQRAVATAFAHLYRLQTEQLHRPAVTEDQLAATAACERGDGQVDPQGAGNDWRCVVSWHLPGVAAAGQAVYQLDLAPNGQLVADGDGPKEVNGYFLVRTPTGDAPNPLWQFDAELPLL from the coding sequence ATGACCACACCCACGACCGACCCAATCCCCACCGCCGACCCGGTCCGCACTGCCGACCCAATCCCCACCACCATCACCCCGCCCCGCACGGCCGAGCTGACGATCCTCGCCGCGGAGCGCATCCCCCTCGCCCGGGTGTACCGCTTCGAGGCGGTCAAGCTGGTCGCGCAGTGGCGGGTCCGCCTGCTGGTGCTGGCCTGCTGGCTGCTGCCGGGGCTTTTCGTGGCGGCCGTGGCGCAGCAGGGCACGCTGCCCTCCGACACCCTGTTCGGCCGCTGGATGCACGCCACCGGCTGGGCCGGCCCGCTGGTGGTGCTGGGCTTCGCCGGGTCCTGGGCGCTGCCGCTGCTGGTCTCGGTGGTCGCGGGCGACGTGTTCGCGGCCGAGGACCGGCTCGGCACCTGGCGGCACCTGCTGGTGACGGTCCGTTCGCCGCAGCGGATCTTCGCCGCCAAGGCGCTGGCCACCGCCACCGTGCTGGCGGTGCTGGTGGCCGGGCTGGCAGCCTCCGGCATCCTCGGCGGCCTGCTCGCCGTCGGCAACCGGCCGCTGCCCGGCCTGGACGGGCACCAGCTCGCGCCCGGCGAGGCGGCCGGCGCCGTGCTGCTCGCCTGGCTCTGCGCGCTCGCGCCCACCCTGGCGCTGGCCGCGATCGGGCTGCTCGGCTCCGTGCTGCTCGGACGCTCGCCGATGGGCCTGCTGCTGCCCGCGCTGGTGGCCGTCGCGGTGCAGGTGGCCCAACTGCTGCCGCTGCCGGTGGAGTTGCGGCTGGCCCTGCCCGGCTACGCGTACGTCTCCTGGCACGGGCTGTTCACCGCCCCGGCCCGGCCCGAGGAGCTGCTGATCTCGGTGGTGGTCAGCCTGGCCTGGGCGGCCGTGGCCACCATGGCGGCCCGCAGGCTGTTCGTCCGGCGCGATTTCACCACCGGCAGCGAGGACGGCGCGGGCCGCCGAGCGCTCACCCTCGGGGTGCTGCCGCTGGCCGGTCTGCTCGCGCTGACCGTCGCGGCGGTGGCCGCGGCCGAGCCCGCGAGCGGCACCGGCCTCACCCAGGCCAAGGTGCAGCGCGCGGTGGCCACGGCCTTCGCCCACCTCTACCGGCTGCAGACCGAGCAGCTGCACCGCCCCGCCGTCACCGAGGACCAGCTCGCCGCCACCGCCGCCTGCGAGCGCGGCGACGGTCAGGTCGACCCGCAGGGCGCGGGCAACGACTGGCGCTGCGTCGTCTCCTGGCACCTCCCGGGCGTGGCCGCCGCCGGCCAGGCGGTCTACCAGCTCGACCTCGCGCCGAACGGCCAGCTGGTGGCCGACGGCGACGGCCCCAAGGAGGTCAACGGCTACTTCCTGGTCCGCACCCCGACCGGCGACGCCCCCAACCCGCTCTGGCAGTTCGACGCCGAGCTCCCCCTGCTCTGA
- a CDS encoding acyl-CoA thioesterase II, which produces MADTTSEAFTAAVTLTPAEPEHFDLAFTAVTQPCPWPKAYGGDLVAQATAAAMRSVTDGKALHSMHSYFMRPAEIGKQVRYEVELLRDGRGYATRQVRGYQNGKALYVCLANFAAGEPGGSHQPELPAVPGPEELPSSAEYLADRSGGTMTAGSKAYWSGGRSFDMRHVPGPVYLSVEGARVPHQAVWVRPFDALRPVEGLTDAQRDAAALAYVCDYTILEPVLRVLGLHWAQEGLVTASLDHAMWFHRPLRPGVADGWLLYAQQAEAAEAGRGLGSGRFFGPDGAQLATVLQEGMIRAGGPEVGRS; this is translated from the coding sequence ATGGCCGACACCACCTCGGAGGCCTTCACCGCCGCCGTCACGCTGACCCCGGCGGAGCCCGAGCACTTCGACCTCGCCTTCACCGCCGTCACCCAGCCCTGCCCCTGGCCGAAGGCGTACGGCGGCGACCTGGTCGCCCAGGCCACCGCGGCGGCCATGCGCTCGGTGACGGACGGGAAGGCGCTGCACTCGATGCACTCCTACTTCATGCGCCCGGCCGAGATCGGCAAGCAGGTGCGGTACGAGGTGGAGCTGCTGCGCGACGGCCGGGGGTACGCGACCCGGCAGGTGCGCGGGTACCAGAACGGCAAGGCGCTCTACGTCTGCCTGGCCAACTTCGCGGCCGGCGAGCCCGGCGGCAGCCACCAGCCCGAACTCCCCGCCGTGCCAGGCCCCGAGGAGCTGCCCAGCTCGGCCGAGTACCTGGCCGACCGGAGCGGCGGCACGATGACGGCGGGCTCGAAGGCCTACTGGTCCGGCGGCCGCAGCTTCGACATGCGGCACGTGCCGGGCCCGGTCTACCTCTCGGTGGAGGGCGCCCGGGTCCCCCACCAGGCCGTCTGGGTCAGGCCGTTCGACGCGCTGCGGCCGGTGGAGGGGCTGACCGACGCGCAGCGGGACGCGGCGGCGCTGGCCTACGTCTGCGACTACACGATCCTGGAGCCGGTGCTGCGGGTGCTCGGCCTGCACTGGGCGCAGGAGGGCCTGGTCACCGCCAGCCTGGACCACGCGATGTGGTTCCACCGTCCGCTCCGGCCGGGGGTGGCGGACGGCTGGCTGCTCTACGCCCAGCAGGCGGAGGCGGCCGAGGCCGGGCGGGGTCTGGGCTCCGGCCGGTTCTTCGGCCCCGACGGCGCGCAGCTGGCCACCGTGCTGCAGGAGGGGATGATCCGCGCGGGCGGGCCGGAGGTGGGGCGGTCATGA
- a CDS encoding fumarylacetoacetate hydrolase family protein, producing the protein MHLATVAHAAGTSAAVLDGGEWRALPAADLSAFLASGAVADTTGEVIAGAVPVLPLPAPGKVICCGLNYADHIRETGRELPAHPTLFTKYADTLLGPTADLVLPKGLEVDWEAELAVVVGTTLRRADRATALAGIAGYTVANDISVRDWQYRTLEWFQGKAWDASTPLGPVVVTPDELDPAAGVEVICRVNGEQVQRDSTRTLVFDAADLLAYISTFTVLRPGDLVLTGTPGGVGVAREPKRFLAHGDVVETEIPGIGTLRTTVRFDG; encoded by the coding sequence ATGCACCTCGCGACGGTGGCCCACGCGGCCGGTACCAGCGCCGCAGTCCTCGACGGGGGTGAGTGGCGGGCGCTGCCGGCCGCCGACCTCTCGGCCTTCCTGGCCTCGGGCGCGGTGGCCGACACCACCGGCGAGGTGATCGCGGGGGCCGTGCCGGTGCTGCCGCTGCCCGCGCCGGGCAAGGTGATCTGCTGCGGCCTCAACTACGCCGACCACATCCGGGAGACCGGGCGGGAGCTGCCCGCCCACCCCACCCTCTTCACCAAGTACGCGGACACCCTGCTCGGCCCCACCGCCGACCTGGTGCTGCCCAAGGGCCTGGAGGTGGACTGGGAGGCCGAGCTCGCCGTGGTGGTCGGCACCACGCTGCGGCGGGCCGACCGCGCCACCGCCCTGGCCGGGATCGCCGGGTACACGGTGGCCAACGACATCTCCGTGCGCGACTGGCAGTACCGGACGCTGGAGTGGTTCCAGGGCAAGGCCTGGGACGCCTCCACCCCGCTCGGCCCGGTGGTGGTCACCCCGGACGAGCTCGACCCGGCCGCCGGGGTCGAGGTGATCTGCCGGGTCAACGGCGAGCAGGTGCAGCGGGACAGCACCCGGACGCTGGTCTTCGACGCGGCCGACCTGCTCGCCTACATCTCCACCTTCACCGTGCTGCGCCCCGGCGACCTGGTGCTGACCGGCACGCCCGGCGGCGTCGGGGTGGCCCGGGAGCCCAAGCGCTTCCTCGCCCACGGGGACGTGGTGGAGACCGAGATCCCCGGCATCGGCACCCTGCGCACCACCGTCCGGTTCGACGGCTGA